The following are encoded in a window of Cottoperca gobio chromosome 20, fCotGob3.1, whole genome shotgun sequence genomic DNA:
- the tnfsf10 gene encoding tumor necrosis factor ligand superfamily member 10 — protein MTGSGPKLGVLLLLAILLQTVVVTITVLHFTTALNSMKETFARSSVSCLMGADLQSITAVRGDPCWQVTQQLHLLIEKSLSQRYQKQISSAVRDEVSRVLPSLVIVDRSSPRPKVAAHVTGSFVPKLEREGAPVSAGRRVQGQKISWWEGQKGLAFLQDVQLVDGELVVPLPGLYYVYAQTYFRNTHSLEEEGEDGEEAEDRGRPLLQYVYKKVSSYPVPFLLMKTSRTSCWSRGSQFSLHSAHQGGLFPLSTGDRLFVTVTNASAVDMDEKSSFFGAFLIS, from the exons ATGACGGGCTCCGGTCCGAAGCTCGGGGTGCTCTTGCTGCTGGCGATTCTGCTGCAGACTGTGGTCGTCACCATCACCGTGCTGCACTTCACCACGGCTCTCAATTCG ATGAAGGAGACGTTTGCCAGGAGCAGCGTTTCCTGCCTAATGGGCGCCGACCTGCAGAGCATTACTGCTGTTCGGGGGGATCCGTGCTGGCAGGTCACTCAGCAGCTTCACCTGCTCATTGAGAAG TCTCTGTCTCAGCGTTACCAGAAGCAGATTTCGTCGGCAGTCAGAG ATGAAGTTTCTCGGGTGTTGCCCTCGCTTGTGATAGTAGACAGGTCTTCACCGCGCCCCAAAGTGGCAGCGCACGTCACGGGAAGCTTTGTGCCCAAACTGGAGCGAGAGGGAG CTCCGGTCTCCGCTGGGCGTCGAGTTCAGGGCCAGAAGATCTCGTGGTGGGAGGGGCAGAAGGGGCTGGCCTTCCTCCAGGACGTCCAGCTGGTGGACGGGGAGCTGGTGGTGCCGCTGCCCGGCCTCTACTACGTCTACGCCCAGACGTACTTCAGAAACACCCACTccctggaggaggagggcgagGACGGTGAGGAGgcggaggacagagggagaccCCTGCTGCAGTACGTCTATAAAAAG GTGAGCTCCTACCCAGTTCCCTTCCTACTGATGAAGACGAGCCGAACCTCCTGCTGGTCCCGGGGCTCCCAGTTTTCCCTGCATTCTGCCCACCAGGGCGGGCTGTTCCCGCTCAGCACCGGCGACCGCCTGTTTGTCACAGTCACCAACGCCTCTGCTGTGGACATGGACGAGAAGAGCAGCTTCTTTGGGGCGTTTCTCATCAGCTAG
- the msl2b gene encoding E3 ubiquitin-protein ligase MSL2b, with protein MNPVNATSLYVSASRSVLQCDPRDPRALAELCKLLPFFRQSLSCLVCGNLLQDPIAPTDSSCQHYVCRGCRGQRMQLKPSCSWCKDYSRFEENRQLSLLVHCYRKLCLYITQSPLAPHIASAASDSPDLQAILNEGLTLAESEPETEDISDSLSLSQKASTSNVVQPDEAPPTKELKVEEPSPVSVNGLHDCNGLVSSDSLQPITIETGGGVAKQESFSEEIPVCVSVTGGPVLCEISTFGDELKHGGGPLLLSVEEVLRTLETDTEPDPIPQLDCPPSVPQSSLNRPHCPAGPDSSRLIPCLPRGNSPRPLQPHPQPSLQPPPQPSIVIPHVPPRYHRKRSRSESDSEKVQPLPISSLLQGPPLGANSSPHHPYPGATTKQEPKFPAITPHPHLAPVPNGGPPKVGKTVLITNKVLKKTVEHHGVPKKAYTKARQGTPKPRTQPRDRVPPHPHAHPLTHPPSPSKPLYKKPVEKKGCKCGRATQNPSVLTCRGQRCPCYSNRKACLDCICRGCQNSYMANGEKKLEAFAVPEKALEQTRLTLGINLTSITAAALRSPATSSPGNTLLNVTTATGAPVTASFLSGAGHDNRGFEDSLEMRFDC; from the exons ATGAACCCGGTGAATGCGACTTCTCTCTACGTGTCCGCGAGCCGATCGGTGCTGCAGTGCGACCCCCGAGACCCCCGGGCCCTGGCGGAGCTCTGCAAGTTGCTGCCGTTTTTCCGCCAATCTCTGTCCTGCTTGGTCTGTG GTAACCTGCTGCAGGACCCCATCGCTCCCACCGACTCATCATGTCAGCACTACGTCTGTCGAGGCTGTAGAGGTCAGAGGATGCAGCTGAAGCCGTCCTGTAGTTGGTGTAAGGACTATTCCCGCTTTGAGGAAAACAGGCAGCTCTCCTTGCTTGTCCACTGTTACAGGAagctctgtctctacatcaccCAGTCGCCGCTCGCCCCGCACATAGCCAGCGCCGCCAGTGACTCGCCGGACCTCCAGGCCATCCTCAACGAGGGCCTCACGTTGGCTGAGAGCGAGCCAGAGACGGAGGACATTTCAGATTCACTCAGCCTGTCGCAGAAGGCCTCCACCTCCAATGTGGTCCAGCCTGATGAAGCTCCTCCTACGAAGGAGCTCAAGGTGGAGGAGCCGAGCCCCGTCAGTGTTAACGGGCTGCATGATTGTAACGGTCTGGTCAGTTCGGACTCTCTGCAACCCATCACCATAGAAACAGGTGGAGGTGTCGCAAAGCAGGAGAGCTTTTCGGAAGagattcctgtgtgtgtgagcgtcaCAGGGGGGCCGGTGCTCTGTGAAATCAGCACTTTCGGGGATGAGCTGAAACATGGCGGGGGGCCATTGTTGTTGAGTGTTGAGGAGGTGCTCAGGACTCTGGAGACAGACACTGAGCCTGATCCCATCCCCCAGCTGGACTGCCCCCCCTCTGTACCTCAGTCCAGCCTCAACAGACCTCACTGTCCAGCCGGCCCTGACTCCTCCCGCCTTATCCCTTGCCTCCCCCGAGGAAACAGCCCTCGCCCCCTCCAACCTCACCCACAGCCCTCACTGCAGCCTCCCCCTCAACCCTCCATAGTCATCCCCCATGTCCCCCCTCGGTACCATCGCAAGCGCTCCCGCTCAGAAAGCGACAGCGAGAAGGTGCAGCCCCTCCCCATCTCCAGCCTCTTACAAGGACCTCCCCTCGGTGCCAACAGCTCACCCCATCACCCTTACCCCGGTGCCACCACCAAACAGGAGCCTAAGTTTCCTGCAATCACGCCCCACCCGCACCTGGCCCCGGTGCCGAATGGTGGTCCCCCGAAGGTGGGCAAGACTGTGCTCATTACCAACAAGGTGCTGAAAAAGACAGTTGAGCACCACGGGGTCCCCAAGAAGGCTTACACCAAAGCCAGACAAGGGACCCCCAAGCCCCGTACACAACCCCGTGACAGAGTACCCCCACACCCCCATGCTCACCCCTTGACACACCCACCCAGCCCCTCGAAGCCACTGTATAAAAAGCCTGTGGAGAAGAAGGGCTGCAAGTGTGGCCGAGCCACACAGAACCCCTCGGTGTTGACCTGTAGGGGGCAGCGCTGCCCCTGCTACTCCAACCGCAAG GCGTGTCTGGACTGTATCTGCCGCGGCTGCCAGAACTCCTACATGGCCAACGGAGAGAAGAAGCTGGAAGCCTTTGCCGTGCCGGAGAAAGCTCTGGAACAGACTCGTCTCACGCTAGGCATCAATCTCACCAGTATCACCGCAGCGGCGCTCCGTAGCCCGGCAACGAGCTCTCCCGGCAACACCCTTCTCAACGTCACCACAGCTACAGGGGCGCCCGTCACGGCCAGCTTCTTATCGGGGGCGGGGCACGACAACAGAGGCTTTGAGGATTCACTGGAGATGCGGTTTGACTGCTGA
- the LOC115025497 gene encoding A-agglutinin anchorage subunit-like isoform X1 gives MENGGSMLKRALVVIVLVAAAQSGLAAEKLASCCTRVNSVEITEPIIGFLPQAANPPCVTAVIFQTKSGLFCSQVNAPWVRRKIVAFMKAAKAQSIALSMIPSSTPSLLSIITSTAFTSSSSTLPSSSTTLPSSSTTLPSSSSLSPSSPSTLPSSSTTLPSSPSLSPSSPSTLPSSSSLSPSSPSTLPSSPSTLPSSSSLSPSSIPSTSEMPAGETFSETATSSVSSTSSQ, from the exons ATGGAAAACGGTGGAAGCATGCTCAAAAGAGCGCTGGTCGTCATCGTCCTGGTGGCTGCGGCTCAGTCTGGATTGGCAG CAGAGAAGCTGGCATCCTGCTGTACGAGAGTGAACAGTGTGGAGATAACAGAACCAATCATCGGGTTCCTGCCGCAGGCAGCAAACCCTCCGTGTGTCACCGCTGTCAT CTTTCAAACAAAGTCAGGACTTTTCTGCAGTCAGGTGAACGCTCCCTGGGTTCGCCGCAAGATAGTTGCATTCAT GAAAGCAGCAAAAGCTCAGTCCATAGCTTTGTCTATGATCCCTTCATCtactccctcccttctctccatcATCACATCCACTGCCTTCACTTCCTCATCCTCCACTCTTCCTTCCTCATCCACCACTCTTCCTTCCTCATCCACCACTCTtccttcctcatcctctctttctccttcctcacCCTCCACTCTTCCTTCCTCATCCACCACTCTTCCTTCctcaccctctctttctccttcctcacCCTCCACTCTtccatcctcatcctctctttctccttcctcacCCTCCACTCTTCCTTCCTCACCCTCCACTCTtccatcctcatcctctctttctccttcctccatCCCCTCCACATCTGAGATGCCTGCTGGTGAAACCTTTTCGGAAACAGCAACGAGTAGcgtctcctccacctccagccAATGA
- the LOC115025497 gene encoding A-agglutinin anchorage subunit-like isoform X2, which produces MENGGSMLKRALVVIVLVAAAQSGLAEKLASCCTRVNSVEITEPIIGFLPQAANPPCVTAVIFQTKSGLFCSQVNAPWVRRKIVAFMKAAKAQSIALSMIPSSTPSLLSIITSTAFTSSSSTLPSSSTTLPSSSTTLPSSSSLSPSSPSTLPSSSTTLPSSPSLSPSSPSTLPSSSSLSPSSPSTLPSSPSTLPSSSSLSPSSIPSTSEMPAGETFSETATSSVSSTSSQ; this is translated from the exons ATGGAAAACGGTGGAAGCATGCTCAAAAGAGCGCTGGTCGTCATCGTCCTGGTGGCTGCGGCTCAGTCTGGATTGGCAG AGAAGCTGGCATCCTGCTGTACGAGAGTGAACAGTGTGGAGATAACAGAACCAATCATCGGGTTCCTGCCGCAGGCAGCAAACCCTCCGTGTGTCACCGCTGTCAT CTTTCAAACAAAGTCAGGACTTTTCTGCAGTCAGGTGAACGCTCCCTGGGTTCGCCGCAAGATAGTTGCATTCAT GAAAGCAGCAAAAGCTCAGTCCATAGCTTTGTCTATGATCCCTTCATCtactccctcccttctctccatcATCACATCCACTGCCTTCACTTCCTCATCCTCCACTCTTCCTTCCTCATCCACCACTCTTCCTTCCTCATCCACCACTCTtccttcctcatcctctctttctccttcctcacCCTCCACTCTTCCTTCCTCATCCACCACTCTTCCTTCctcaccctctctttctccttcctcacCCTCCACTCTtccatcctcatcctctctttctccttcctcacCCTCCACTCTTCCTTCCTCACCCTCCACTCTtccatcctcatcctctctttctccttcctccatCCCCTCCACATCTGAGATGCCTGCTGGTGAAACCTTTTCGGAAACAGCAACGAGTAGcgtctcctccacctccagccAATGA
- the LOC115025435 gene encoding vasoactive intestinal polypeptide receptor 2-like: MAFTHRLALLLLGFSFIHTVNGKFPHCQFHWEMQRAKRECETQLQQQTPAVTGCHGEWDNFSCWQSVTLDEVMTLPCPSPVLRLFGKKGNLSRNCTEGRLVRRLSRHHHRLLVQQHR, encoded by the exons ATGGCCTTTACGCACCGGCTCGCTCTGCTCCTGCTCGGCTTCTCCTTCATCCACACG GTTAATGGAAAGTTTCCTCACTGCCAGTTCCACTGGGAGATGCAGAGAGccaagagagagtgtgagacgCAGCTGCAGCAACAGACGCCTGCTgtcacag gatGTCACGGCGAGTGGGACAATTTCTCTTGTTGGCAGAGCGTGACGTTGGATGAGGTGATGACCCTCCCCTGCCCCTCCCCTGTCCTGCGCCTGTTTGGAAAGAAAG GTAACCTCAGCAGGAACTGTACAGAGGGCAGGCTGGTCCGACGTCTATCCCGTCATCACCATCGCCTGCTGGTCCAACAACACAGATGA